Proteins from one Anopheles nili chromosome 2, idAnoNiliSN_F5_01, whole genome shotgun sequence genomic window:
- the LOC128732159 gene encoding uncharacterized protein LOC128732159: MVTKRSATIVWCCLALLLPSCSGLAKSEAKPEESLFEQDLGDQFKIDASTQGLQKVNLRCGADSMRIELKTEEDFQGVMYTRGSYYKQTKPCFVKPERAGRTLEMKFNLDQCQTVNNGEVYSNIVVVQHDPDIVTPGDAAFAVECDFRKPRGVTVSSEIQARDSEDPPAPSSRITLTSPDPSANTQTPNEHNSVHSASGTVTFVPSRFRNGSQLPEQRVRGTVETVEMPLHTTTTTTQHQERDHEEL, translated from the exons ATGGTCACGAAAAGGAGTGCTACCATCGTCTGGTGTTGCCTGGCATTGCTGCTTCCATCCTGCAGTGGACTTGCCAAATCGGAGGCCAAACCCGAAG AGAGCCTCTTCGAGCAGGATCTAGGCGATCAGTTTAAGATCGATGCGTCCACACAAGGCCTACAAAAGGTTAATCTGCGATGCGGTGCAGACTCGATGCGCATCGAGCTGAAGACGGAAGAGGACTTCCAGGGCGTGATGTACACGCGGGGTAGCTACTATAAGCAGACTAAACCGTGCTTCGTCAAGCCAGAACGTGCCGGTCGAACGCTCGAGATGAAGTTCAATCTAGACCAGTGCCAAACGGTTAACAACGGTGAGGTGTACTCTAACATCGTTGTCGTCCAGCACGATCCTGACATCGTCACGCCCGGTGATGCCGCGTTCGCCGTAGAATGTGACTTCCGTAAGCCGCGAGGAGTGACTGTGAGCTCGGAGATTCAGGCCCGCGATAG CGAGGATCCGCCGGCACCGTCGTCACGCATTACGCTGACCAGTCCGGATCCGTCGGCAAACACTCAGACACCGAACGAACACAACTCCGTGCACAGCGCTTCCGGCACGGTCACGTTCGTGCCGAGTCGCTTCCGGAATGGGTCTCAGCTTCCGGAGCAACGGGTCCGCGGGACGGTCGAAACGGTTGAAATGCCATTGCacacaacaaccaccaccacacaacaCCAAGAGCGGGATCACGAGGAGCTGTGA